The following proteins are co-located in the Chloroflexota bacterium genome:
- a CDS encoding biotin--[acetyl-CoA-carboxylase] ligase: MRCHDVVDSTQDVARETVRQGAVGPVLVVAQRQSGGRGRRGRRWLHAPGGLAFTIAVETPPDASSAWPTMAAALGTARAIEAHTGIALGIKWPNDLVHGGRKVGGVLAEAHGPWSLVGVGLNVNSSPGVADDTPTACLAEIGGAALDLSALLIELAAAIACALVADPTTRRALQRPWNELSVVLGELVFVSGPDGHVYGRVESLPADGSLHLALGDGTRRVITTGDVSLRLDRTG; encoded by the coding sequence GTGCGCTGCCATGACGTGGTGGACTCCACGCAGGATGTGGCGCGGGAGACCGTGCGTCAAGGGGCCGTTGGGCCGGTGTTGGTCGTCGCCCAACGGCAGTCCGGCGGACGCGGTCGCCGCGGCCGCCGCTGGCTGCACGCGCCGGGCGGGTTGGCGTTCACGATTGCCGTCGAGACGCCGCCCGACGCGTCGTCGGCCTGGCCGACCATGGCCGCGGCCCTTGGGACGGCGCGCGCGATCGAGGCCCACACGGGCATCGCGCTCGGCATCAAGTGGCCGAACGACCTGGTGCATGGCGGACGCAAAGTGGGCGGCGTGCTGGCCGAGGCCCATGGACCGTGGTCGCTGGTGGGCGTGGGGCTCAACGTCAACAGCTCTCCGGGAGTGGCGGACGATACTCCGACGGCGTGCCTGGCGGAGATTGGCGGGGCCGCGCTGGACCTATCGGCGCTGCTGATCGAGCTGGCGGCGGCAATCGCGTGCGCGTTGGTGGCCGACCCAACCACGCGCCGGGCGCTGCAGCGGCCCTGGAACGAGTTGTCGGTGGTCCTGGGCGAACTGGTGTTCGTCAGCGGCCCGGACGGCCACGTCTACGGCCGCGTCGAGTCGCTGCCGGCCGACGGCAGTCTGCATCTGGCGCTGGGCGACGGGACCCGCCGCGTGATCACGACCGGGGACGTGTCCTTGCGCCTGGATCGGACCGGATGA